A segment of the Mugil cephalus isolate CIBA_MC_2020 chromosome 13, CIBA_Mcephalus_1.1, whole genome shotgun sequence genome:
GATCCTGAGCTGTGATATCCAGCCAGCTGTCACCTGGAGATTGACGCGGAGAGAAAACTATTACGGGAAATGGttgaaaaacagaagaggatggGCATGAGGGGGACAGAAATGGAAAGAACTTGGCAGGAAGCTGAAAATCTCAGGTGCGGAGACCAACAAAGGCAATGTATTTACCCTCTAGCAAGCACACGCACAACCATACAACACTAAGTAGGTGAAACTTAAATATCCAGAGTCAGActatgataataaaataaaaataaatcatgatgaTAATCTAAGGTAAGGATCAAAGTCTCTCTTTGGAGTTTCAAGCCTCTTCTTTGCACTTTCTgctttcaaaacattttcatattttacttGGGGATGAGTATATATCATTGTCCCAAGTTAGTTCTTCCACTCACTGTCCTCTGGGGGGAGCTGTGActcctgtttcttcatttcctccacGTTGATCGGgctgcagctgtgcagcagCTGGAGAACCTCCTCACCTGGGGACACGGCGCTGAGACGacaaaatattcattcattcaaaaaaaaaaaataaacatacgCTTGGATGTCACACAGTCTGTTGTACATGTACGTTCACAGCCACGGTCCTCACCTTGACTCTGAGACAACGGACTGTTTGAAGAAGTTTTCTGCAGATCTCATAAGTTCTCTGTAATGGGCCGAACCTTCCGCTTCTCCCtgcatttgaaaacaaaaccattaaaatgCTCTATATGTGATATGTGATAAGTGGAAACATGTGACTAACCCGGAAGTAGTCATTCCTTTTCAGGCTGTCTATGAAGCCTTTCCACTGAGGGTTACAGCTGACTGGGGCGTCAGATTCTGAAGACGGAGGTCTGCTCTTGCAGCAAAGGATCTCAAAGCCATGGGCCTGATCAAACAGTGCATCACAAACATTATAAATAGCAATCAGTTACTTGCATCTGCACCAACAATCAAAGCATTAAGAGCGAGGAGCAAACACAGGGGACGTTTTACCAGTTTCATGCCGAGCTCGTGAGCCTTGTACTGGGGATGAGAGCGAGGAGGCAGCGTGAAGCCGCTCCGCCGGTCTGGGGTgaagtgctgctgctgaagctgggCATACAGGCAACGGGTGAAGGTCACCTGGAAATGTATATCAAAGTTCATGTAAAAGGTGAAACACAGCgatgaaaatctaaaaaaacaaactacaatATTGCGTTTAGACTCAGGATTTTTGTGCACGTATTTACCAAAGTGACGACTCTTGTATCAGGAGGAAAGGTCTTGAACCTTCGACACGCCTGCAGATCTACTGGATCGCGAAGGTAAAACGCTGTAACTGCAGGGGCGACCAGGTCGGGTCGCTGCGCCAGCACGGCGGCGATGCCAGCAGGTACGCAGCAGTGGGCACGGTGCAGGCTGGCTTCAGTCTTCTCTGGATACCTGAGTGGAAAGTGGAGATTGATTGCTATCATGTTAAGACACACTTTTAACATCCGTTGATATAAAACAGGTGCTCTGAGTTACATCCTGACATTTTACAGAGCCCGGATGAAGCCCAACACGGTAGATTTATCACACTTTTACTTTTGAGAATTAAAAACAAGGTTTTACAATGTGTGCAAGGCCTCTCACCCCTCTAGTCTCTTCCTCAGGGCTGAAGACATCTTGGGGCTTGCCTGACAGACCTCTGGGTGGGTAGAGAGCAGTGCTAAAGCTTGTGCCACGCTGGGTACCACGTCGTTTGAGAAGCCCAGTGAACTGGATTTCGAGGGGCAAGGCAGGATATGCAATTCTCCCCTATAGAGAAAgacctgcagagaaaaaaatttgattatttcatttatggaaATCAACTGGCAGAGACTAGAAACCAAAGCAATAAGTATGTTTATTAGAGAAAGTATTCATTAAGATATATTTTTGTCTAATTTGagtgaacgtttttttttttgcacttatgctctgatggttgttttttttcctcaggtcaGGAACGCATAACATCTTAAATCTGAGTTGACTGTTGTGAGAAGGTTTTTACCGCAAAAAAGGAACCGATTTCTGTTTTAAGTATTGGTGGCATTTTCATTACATCGAAGTGTTTTTCGCAGCAAGTTTTGAAACGCATGCGGGAAGACACAAAACCGCATCAGTCtataattgtattgtattaGATGACTCACCCTGTTTTCACTGGTGTCTGGATTCAGACACTTTGGAAGATAATCGGCTACTTCGATCAGAAGAAACTCCCCGTCGTTATCCTCAACTCTGCACACATTAATTCAAATACACTTTACTCATGTAGCACCATTAACTGTTACTATAGCCACCATTAATCTATGGTTTCGAGACATTGTACAGAATCCCCAGTGCAAGATGATGATGGCAAGGAAAACccccctttaacaggaagaaactttttAGTATTTCAAATGGGAGGACACatacaacatatatatttttgatttttaaatatgtaCTCCAAGCTTATTCACCTGGCTGCCAGGTCAGGGAAAGCCTTTGTGATCTGCTGCAGGAGGTAAACGATAAACCACTCGTCCTCGACATTGTCTCCAAACTGAGTGCTTCCTCCAATGTGTGCAGGAACACCTCCTGTCAATGAAAAGAATACCCCCTTCAGTGGGTCTACCACGTCTTCAGACAAACAGCATCAGGGTCAAATTTGCTTCACACCTGAGGTGTTGACTGTACCTTTCTCGGGATGATACTTGAGGTtaaatggctgctgctgccagatgTATTTCATCAGGAGAGGGGCAACCTTTGCCAAAATCTCTTCGACCAAATGTGTGAGGCGTTCCTCAGTCTGCTCTGAAGATGAAGCTTCTGGCTGGACCAAGAAGAGTGTGTACTGGACCATGTCCTCCTGAACCACTCTCCTCTGCAGGGCGTCcatttttgaagtttttaaagACCttattaaacaacaacaatattctTACATCGGTGTCGGGGCCCGTTCTCGTCTTTTGACTATAAAGCAAAGAGTGAAGCGTTAGCATTAGTAGTAGATATCAGCTAAGTTCAATCAATGTAGTACGGTTGATATTCACATTAAATTCACGCAACCTTTTGAAAGTTCAGTCACCCTTaccttgtcttgtttttaattataaGATGCTATGTTGCTCTGGTCTGAAGTGGAGTTGAGGCAGGAAATACTTTAGCTTTCCTAATTTAATGTGCGTTGCTATCACGCCATCTGCCAATGTTTAGGTCCTGCACTAAATTCCATCCGACTGGCCCCTATAGTTCAACAACCAAAGTTCCGATGCTACAACCTAATCTTAtatgtctttatatttcttgtATTGATAACAAAGgaacacagtgtaaaaaaaatcaaggcgAATATAAGATGAATTTATTTCACAAAATTAAATTCCATAATCAGAGTTTTACGTTTTGTCAGCGTCTCAATAGATCAACCGGAACCCTTTCAGGAACGTAACCACGTTGTTGCAATGCATGATGGAAATTGCAGTGAACTTACACAGACGCTATGGCAAGTGTGTATCAGTCTGAAATACATTTCCCACGATCCCGCGGGACTACAACGCTGCGTATCCATGACAGCCgcgttattgttgttgtcagaggtgctaatattagcttagAAAATCCTTTAAACTGAGGATAGTGCTCGACTTTAACGTTTTGTAGGATTTTATTATAAAACGTAGACTTAATTGATAAGTATTTTACGACCACACAAGACGAATATTTAGTTGAACGAATGTAATTTACcagaagccttttttttgttttgtttttatacactGCAATTTGTGCCTTGTTGATATTTTATCTAGCCGTTCGTGTAACGTTCATGTAAGACTAGCTGGCTTAATTTTAACCTCTTTTTTACAGTTGCTGCAATatctagaaaaacaaaaaaagagagagggacacCATTCGCCTCCAGCTTTCTTTTCAGCGTTTTAATCTTCGTGCTAATGGTTGAGGAAATGACAGACGTCCACCTAAACGGTTCGCAGAGGGTTCCGGAAGCGGAGGCGAGGATGAGAGGCGAGGGATTGAGCCTCTAAAACGGAGGAGAATGATTTCACGGTACAACAGGAGACCTGTATCGCACAAACTTGAGATGTGAGTACAGATTGTAAATTTCCTATTGCAACACCTCGGTCCTGGGAACAGTACGATTTTCTTGCAGTCGGAGGCTGTTTGTCTCCGTGGTGTTGTGACTGACTGGTTGACATCttaaaaaaatgatgataattcGCTTAATGACAGGCCATCTCGTTTAAATACAGCAAATGATGATGTCCGGCAGTAGCACACTATCAATTGAagaagttttctttattttcacacaaTGTCACAATTCAGAAAATACGCAGAAACAGAGATGAGTGTGATATTTAATGGACTAAGACATCCACAACTGCCAGTATAGACTTTTAAATAGACACACATGTATATGTTCATATAATTGTGGTCTTACAACATAAACCTGGTGGGTTTGCATGCTTGTTTTGCTCAAtacttttgatttgatttttgataAATACTCCCAATCTGTGCAGTCGTGGCTTGTCTCGAAGCAGCCTCGACCACCACCCTCTTCCAGGAGAAGCAGACGACAACCAAACCCCTCAGCGCTACCTCCACGACCTGCAGGAAGCTTCCTCCACGCACAACAGGTAACACAATACGGCCAGGAACCCTGAGTCGCTCTGCAACGAGGCAGAGTAAGGCCAAGATTAAACTACTTGCAGTCagtgcgcgcgcacacatgcTCTTGGCTGCTTGTTTTGTAATGTTACACCATCTTGAGTGGACAGCTGATTCTCGGGGTTCTCGCTATGTGACACCCAGAAGCGGTGGATTAATTCATATCACATTGCCTACCCTCAGATGTGCAGTTAAAAGAATAAGTAATGAGGCAGCCTGTTAGAATATTCAATCGCTTTGACATTTGCCCTTCGTTTTCCACTTTGATTATGTCAGCAGATAGATTCCCTCACTGCTTCATAGTGGATATTAGATTTAAGTTCTGAAGGGTGCAAGTTGTCGACTTCGCAAAATCACGTGGTGCATGTGAAACCGATGAAGAATTATGGGATGGAGGAATGCTGCACACAAGTCACGTAACCTCCGTGTCTTTTTATACAGCTCCGAGACGTCTGCGGCCTCAGGTCACTCTGACTGCCCCACTGTCATCTCAGTGGACTCCAACCAGTCGTGGTCAGGTATCCACAGCTCCACAGGTACCGGCATCTCCACAGAGAGGAGCTCTGTTTTCTCCTGGGGCTACGATGTAAGTCTACTcttcagaaaacaaaccaactaactaactaaacaaAAATACGCAATGTGAGTTGATGATGCCAACCTGTCTGTACCAACAACTGTGCACATGCTCACTCTGGACACACGTTTCTTATTATGTTGCAAAGGTGAAAAGAAACATGTCTAGTATCACCATGTGTAGTTTAATGTATAATTTAATTTGTCTAGTTTAAGTTTGATGTACTCACTAACATTTGGTGAACGTATGAGAGGTCATAAAAGGACACACAACCAGTATCTGTATGGTTCAGCTGGAGGCTCGTGTGTCTGCTACTTTTTTCCGGTACGGCTGATTCTACTGGGTATTGGTTTGTTATTGTTCTGTGCTTTCCAGACTCGGTTGGTTCTACAAAACTTTTCCAGGgctcaattatttatttagttcattGTCCTCAAGTTGCttctcagaaagaaaaaaaaaactcagttatGCAACCAAACTTCCTCCTggctctcctctttctttgtcccttttttttttgttataatatGAACAATCCAGTTtgaccacagacacacaaacacgccccCAAAGGACTGTAGGATCTAATTGTTATGCGACGTCAAAGGTTGCtgtgagataaaataaaaggaatggCGATACATTGCCAATAATGGataaacagactgaaaagcagcagctttcaATCATAGAGCTGGTGCATGAGAACAGAGGAGTAacctgctctttgtttttctgtgtctttctgtcccGCAGGAGTTCGACAAGGCAGCGTCACGGCAGGTGCAGCAAATGTTTGAGGAGATTGACAAAGAGCTGTACGAGGGGAGAGGCAGCGGGGGAGGGATTCTCCAGGGGCTGCAGGATGAATGCCAGCAGTGGGCCACGCGTTTCCCCCATCTCAGGTGCGTTATCCGTGGAACAGGGCAGCAGTGTGACCCAGAACTGATTATGATTTAGAAATAatacctgtaaaaaaaaaatatcccatcCTTCTTGGAGAAATGACtttgcttttctgttctttgtgcaTGTCACTCAGGATACTGGGTACTCAGCTGATGTTTCCCAGTGATGAGGGCTTCCAGTGGTATGCGACTTCTGGGAAAGGCAGCCCGTCAGCACGCAAGGAAAGCGGTGTGAAGTCCCAGGAGAAGGACAAGGGTGGCACAGAGTGAGTCTTCGCTGAAATCTCACTGGCGTTCTGACTGATAGCACACCGGAGGTCAAAGGACCTAAAACGGACTGCGTTTTTCTGCATCACGATTGCACTGAAGTAGCTTAAAGAAGTTTATTCAGCCATTGCTTTTAGTATCCTCTCCGCCAACACATATTCGTAACGgattataatttttatttttgaatctACGGCCCAAAAGAGCCACAGaagatcattttattatttagagaATCATACGAATATCTCTCTGTCTGGAGCGGCTGTTGGCGGAGTGTCTGGATAACTGGTGATAGGGCATCAATTATACAGGAGTCCTGGCTGAATGTGTAGTTTTCTGACCTAGATTTTCTGGCTTTTTCATTAGGAATTTGGGCCAAGCCGTCCTGGTTATTAGCTATGATTTGACACAGGAGCTGTGACTGACGCTCCTAATGGTGGACTAGCAGGCGCTAAGCTGTGCTACTATCTGATTTGTTCGGCCCTAAACTGAGTCGACATAATGGAGTTGAGATAAAATTAGACATGCTTGTACATGTGCAGAAAATGCCATTCAGTGCTTAGTTTCCACTTTACATTCCAGCCTGGTGTTCTCAGCTGGATttgagttatttattatttataaaaaagtgtacagctttttttttgtgggtctATTTCACGTGTATAGATTAACTTGTCTGTTGTCGCTGGGGGGGAAAGTTTGAACGTGCAGGGTAGGAGAGCGGCGCTGATCAAGTCCTCCTCAGCAGATTTGGATGGACATCCCGGCACCTCCAGCGGTCATGACAACCCGAGAGTGATCGAAGCAGACGGTCTGATAGAGGAATACCTCGCGTTTGATAGCAGGGACATGTGAGttgctctctttttattttcccgcCAACAGCAAAAGGCTCTGTGCATGCGTTCTACGCTGTAGTGAAATCCCCCGTCTTCCGCAGGGACGACGGGTTGGACCAGGACGGTTCGGAGTCGGCACGGAGGCATCGCTGCCTGCCCCCCGTTTCACCGTACCGCTGTCGCCGTCAGGCTGTTCTCGACATCCTGTTTGATGACGTCTGGTGGCAGCTGGTCGGATGGATGAAAGAGCTGGTCCAGCGCCACTGGGAATGCTGCACCTCGTGTAGGGCGGATTTCGAGTACTTCACACGAGCCAGACCGAGCTCTTCTTAACAAATGAACAGTTTTCTGGGCGCAATTTGAAAGCgaatgtgcgtgtgtgattagcagatgatgaaaagattTCTGGGAGCCTGAGCCCCGTGCAGCAGGACTCCCAGAATCCCTTCGCGCTGCTCTCGACGCTGCCCGCGATGCTGCCCAAACTCAGCCAGAGCCGAGTGCCCCCGCTCACAACTGGCCTGCAGTTCCAGGTCAGTGGTCGAGGAGAGTTGAGAGGTGTCTGTCTCCCCAAATGTACATAGTACACAAATTTTGTGCCACAAAACATATTCAATAATGTTAACATTGATCCTTTCGGTATTAAATCTAACTAGAAATGCTGGATTTGAACAGACGATGCATAAGAATTTTAATGACTGTGGTAATAAAACATGAGtggaacagaataaaaacagtatgAGGAAGTGTAGTGCACCAGTACCAGTGTGGATCCATATAAAGTCTGGTTTAATCCATCCTGATGTTAAGCTTGATCATTTTGATAAACTTATCGAATGCAAGTCTTTGCAAACATAATATTCCTGTCCTACAGTTCACACTCAGATTATCACCTGTTTTTCCCTCCTGCCTGTTACTCTTCAATCTTTCAGTGCTTCTGGTTCATTAACTCGTAtcactgttttctttccttccctcttcaCTTTCTTCCCTTCACCTCACCAATGTGTTTTATGTACCTTCTGTTTGTTCCCCCCgtttgtcttttcttcattcctttttcttatatattttcctctgtctttattactttcttctttttttgcctaccatccttccttccttccttcctttcttccaccTCCGCCGTCTTTCTTCGGACGTGTCTATCCCATCCCGCAAAGAGCACAAAGGCAAGGGGCTCGAAGCACAAGTCCAGGCGGAAAtccaaaaagcagaaaaggcCTTCCACTGTATGTAACCACCTCGTTTAGAGCCAAAATGGCGGCGTGTTGCGTGCGCGTCGTCCATGGCGGCTCATTGTCTTCACCTCTAGCCTGAATGTGCTCGTGCCTGTTGATTAACACAAACGCATCGCCACCGTTTAACTTGTTTGCAACAactttatttagatttaatttaccgGAGAATGTTGTCGTGCATCGTTTTGTTTGGGCGCGTTGTGCTTTGTTGCATTTTAAGTGTCgtgactgttattttttgaatggtGGCAGATGTGGGGTCCTCCTTTACGTCACTGCATGATGAATAACCATTTCTTTGAGATTATTGTCTAAATGGAATTAACTAACCACGTGGccactgggctttcctcttttaCGTGTCTCCTCTCCGTCCTTGACCCTCTTAATTATATTTCATTCCACTTGTCTCATCTGCTCCTCAGGCTGGAAGGGCTCCTGTAGGAGCAGCGGCGACCCAGCACAATCTGAACGACCTCATCGTGATCCACAGCATCCCCCTGCAGCAGAGGAACCTGGGAGTGCTGGACAGAAGCCAGTATGGACACATCCTACACGTCTGTCTCAAAACAGTAGATTAAAACCAAATTGTGCATTTTTATATCCCTAGCGAGCTTAATTTTTAAATGGGATGGGAagagttttccattttttgtaGAACTAAAGGGATCTTAACATCTTATCTGGCAGTTCTCTTGGCCGGTCGACTGGCTGAAAACGCACCGTTCATCGATTGTTTtccactctccctctcttctctacACAGGGAGCCAGAAGAGCGGGCGTCTCACAGACCAGGGTCCAGCGTCGTCCCCTCCGGCAAACCTCGGCCACGGCGAGCGTTCGAGCAAAGCTCTTCCTCCCTGTCCCGCCCGGCGCAGTCGGCTCGACGCAGGAACCCCCCTCCCCGAACCCTCCTGCCGCTGGTTCCCAGCCTGAGTCAGTCCAGCGCCGTGGGATCCATGGACGAAGTCATCCGCGGGACTCGCCTGTGAGTTTCTGATATCGCGGGACCCCCAACTCCTATCTTTTTACTTTATACTCACCCGTTCTCCCCTACTGCCTCTGAAGGTGCACAGAGCTATACATAGATTACTCCCCATCCTGCTCCCTTTTAACTTTATGGCTTTATATGCTTTATGGCTCTGTGCAGCCATGAATCGTGCTTGTGGGAGGTGATAGAGGCCACTGTGTATGATAAATGAACTTTTCATGACCTGCAAGACAAACACTGGCGTATAAACTGAACGTGACAATGTAACTCACGGGACAAAGgtgaaaatgttttcacttttacttCACTGTCATGTCATTGCCAAGAAATAGTCGAGGACCAGAGCTGTCAGAGTTATCATTGTCTGTCTAGGGAGAGATCAAACTCACTGTTTCTGACTTGTCCCATGGACGTCTTTCTTTAGAAGGAAATGTGTGTAAtgtgatgtttgttttcctccacagaCCCACGGCCAGCGACCGACTGACTTCTCCCCTGTTGCCCCTGAGCAGGAACACGCTCCTTCCCCCCATCAGCAGCGGGGACCCAGAGTCGTCCCACCCAGGGCAGACGTCCAAACCAGCACAGGTAATGACACCAagtatataataatacaaaGGGTTACATGATTCATAGGTCAGCCTAACGTTTCTACATTTATCGTTGCTGCCGTCCATCTTGTTCTCGCCCCATAGCGGCAGAAAGGCCCGTCCAGCCGCGCACACAGCGCTATAAACGACGAGGCCGGCAGCTCAATCCCGAGGGATCGTCACCTCCTACTGGACGTCTTCTCTCGCCCCAACACCACTCACACGTACAGGGTAAGATTTACCTCCTCAGCCTGAAACGCGCTTAGCTGTTGCGGTTATTATTTGGTTATCGGTTGACGTCTCGTGCCCGGTTTTGTTTCCAGTCAGATACTCCGTACCGTCGTTCCTTCACAGTATTGGACAACATCGGGCAGGGGCGACCGGGGAGAGCCTCCGTGGCGGCAGGTGAGAAATTTAACCTGGATTAGCaatcattaaaagaaaaaaatgataagGATGTGATATATAAGCCTGTTAGATCACCAGTACCACTCCATCAACCGGTCATGTTTATAATGCGCCGTACGTTCTCCATTTTTACCATTCATCAACTAGTTTTCATCCCAACtattcatctgtgttttctttttggaggctgtggtttgtgctACTGAACTGAACTagacaaaataagagaaatgcTTTTATTCActgcagtttaacagcaccacacacCACATCCTCCCAAACATTCAGTTGAGCGATCACCTTTCCCTACGCTGTTTCAACATTCATGAACGAGGATTTAGTGCGGAACTGGGGCTTCTGCCTGTTTTCTGTCACTTGAATAGAACATAACAGCGCGAGATGGATTTCAAAGTGGATTAGTCGATCGcttatgcattcatttattccttCATTCCACCAGACTCTCTTGGAATCGGCGTGACCGGCATCAGCCTTGGCATCAGCAGCTCGTCTTTCTTGGACTCGTTTTCCCACCACCCCTTGGGACACTCGCCCATCAAAGACGAGGAGGAGCCAGACCCGCAAGCCCCCGTCCCAGGTCAGTAGCTTAAAAGGGGCTGATGAAACTCTCCTTCCAGACTTTGGCCTCAGATGAACCGCGAACGAATGcgagaggctgcagcagctgtctCTAAGTAAGGTTTACCGACGGGCGAGAGTGTTTAAAGTTGTCCATTAACTTCCCCGCAGCTCCACTGGTGCCTCTGTCAGTCCCTCCGCGCTCCTACGCCCGGGGAGGCATCTCATCCAGAGCCAGCAGACCCGGCTTGTAGTTCGCCTCTGATCTCCCAGACCCCTCAGCCATTCATCTTCACTCGGCACAAGGCGGTGCAACGACTCTGaacagttttgttttacagAGGTAGCAGATTTTTTCACATTATGCTGCTTTGattgattatgttttttttttgtttttttttataggcctatttttgtatttcagaaATCAGCTTATGTGGCTGCCAAACACAAATCAACAGTAATTCCATCTCCATGTACGGTATGAGCTGTATGTGTGGACATTTGTACTATGTATGATCTGA
Coding sequences within it:
- the ecd gene encoding protein ecdysoneless homolog; its protein translation is MDALQRRVVQEDMVQYTLFLVQPEASSSEQTEERLTHLVEEILAKVAPLLMKYIWQQQPFNLKYHPEKGGVPAHIGGSTQFGDNVEDEWFIVYLLQQITKAFPDLAARVEDNDGEFLLIEVADYLPKCLNPDTSENRVFLYRGELHILPCPSKSSSLGFSNDVVPSVAQALALLSTHPEVCQASPKMSSALRKRLEGYPEKTEASLHRAHCCVPAGIAAVLAQRPDLVAPAVTAFYLRDPVDLQACRRFKTFPPDTRVVTLVTFTRCLYAQLQQQHFTPDRRSGFTLPPRSHPQYKAHELGMKLAHGFEILCCKSRPPSSESDAPVSCNPQWKGFIDSLKRNDYFRGEAEGSAHYRELMRSAENFFKQSVVSESSAVSPGEEVLQLLHSCSPINVEEMKKQESQLPPEDSDSWLDITAQDLERLLQERSGGRGADVGSQNSGSTKQTKHVGDAEETGKETEGSREEEEEDGYSLVAVSKGMKNFLNAMSSHEGAELPWSSSAQPFSFDPDSIAKALDRLLGSKGEEELDSDDLEDADEDDDEEVEEEEDGSSGHTEMNGTKTLNSLKKYMDQMDQELMNTNIGQSFNQKNKAGLDDGSPHPSDPPRERGEEETEEEIQPLDVDVNLVTNLLESLSCQAGLAGPASNLLQSLGIHLPPNSDQS